The following proteins are co-located in the Tardibacter chloracetimidivorans genome:
- a CDS encoding TonB-dependent receptor domain-containing protein, translating to MAHAIRASQTDLKIKFHAVDPHTSLTRQKGFKVDDFYAARSRTIPPLPWSNIAPPFSGAAFYYDYRDKQLIGWANTAFGPLPQLVNIPKSRVVGAELEITAQPVDGLRVIAGVTYIDSKVKNDPALPLDSFGQAASYVGESFPNTPKWNGLVDAEYSFPMTGQLNAFFGGSATFRTKTSSFFGGLPDFRMPGYSLFDVRAGFESEDGVWRVQAYGRNITNKWYWVNVGVETDAIHRAPGMGATYGLGLSYRY from the coding sequence TTGGCTCATGCCATCCGCGCAAGCCAGACGGACCTGAAGATAAAGTTCCACGCTGTAGATCCCCACACCTCCCTGACTCGGCAGAAAGGCTTCAAGGTGGACGACTTTTACGCCGCCCGCAGCAGGACTATCCCGCCGCTACCGTGGTCGAATATTGCTCCGCCGTTCTCAGGCGCCGCATTCTATTATGATTATCGCGATAAGCAGCTCATCGGCTGGGCCAACACGGCCTTTGGTCCCCTTCCGCAACTGGTTAATATTCCCAAGTCGCGGGTGGTGGGCGCAGAACTCGAGATCACGGCTCAGCCCGTCGATGGATTGCGCGTAATCGCAGGCGTGACCTATATCGACTCGAAGGTAAAGAACGACCCGGCCCTACCGCTCGATTCGTTCGGTCAAGCTGCTTCATATGTCGGCGAGAGCTTCCCGAACACGCCCAAGTGGAATGGCCTCGTCGACGCGGAATACAGCTTCCCGATGACAGGCCAGCTCAATGCTTTCTTTGGAGGCTCGGCAACCTTCCGGACAAAGACGAGTTCGTTCTTCGGCGGGCTGCCCGACTTCAGAATGCCGGGCTACAGCTTGTTCGACGTTCGCGCCGGGTTCGAGAGCGAGGATGGTGTCTGGCGCGTGCAGGCATATGGCCGGAACATCACGAACAAGTGGTATTGGGTCAATGTCGGCGTGGAGACCGATGCGATCCATCGCGCACCGGGCATGGGGGCAACTTATGGCCTGGGGCTCAGTTACCGCTATTGA
- a CDS encoding NADPH:quinone oxidoreductase family protein has product MPSLDADWRQPVTGGVEAAVMTALLSDAPGKADSLRVGTVPRPSPGAGQVRLKVAVAGLNFPDALIIEDRYQIRPPRPFSPGIEVAGIVDEVGEGVDAALVDQRAVAFVPYGGIAEYVVADVHLTAPIAAGLDDAIAASLVVTYGTVWHALADRARLQPGEKMLVTGASGGVGQAAVLLGKALGAVVVAAASSAEKAEAARALGADEAFVYPAEGGDKASLTKLFKEQAGDRLFDVVCDPVGGLYGTAALRALAWGGRQLVLGFAAGLPEYAANIVLLKSADVVGVSWGETVGRVPGLFAQHMSALFGLMEGGRLAPPAPRVVPLEQAADRIAAMANRQAVGKTVVAIDQRA; this is encoded by the coding sequence ATGCCGTCGTTGGACGCTGATTGGCGGCAGCCGGTGACCGGCGGGGTCGAAGCCGCCGTGATGACGGCGTTGCTCAGCGATGCGCCCGGCAAGGCCGACAGTCTGCGGGTGGGAACAGTGCCCCGGCCTAGCCCCGGGGCGGGCCAGGTCCGGCTGAAGGTCGCCGTAGCGGGGCTCAATTTCCCCGACGCGCTGATCATCGAGGACCGCTACCAGATCCGTCCGCCGAGGCCCTTCTCGCCGGGGATCGAGGTCGCCGGCATTGTCGACGAAGTCGGGGAGGGCGTCGATGCGGCGCTGGTTGACCAGCGCGCGGTGGCGTTCGTACCCTATGGCGGGATCGCCGAATATGTTGTCGCCGATGTTCATCTGACGGCGCCGATCGCCGCCGGGCTCGACGATGCCATCGCCGCATCGCTGGTCGTGACCTATGGCACGGTGTGGCACGCGCTCGCGGATCGCGCGCGCCTGCAGCCGGGCGAGAAGATGCTGGTGACGGGTGCCTCGGGTGGTGTCGGCCAGGCCGCGGTGCTGCTCGGCAAGGCGCTCGGCGCGGTCGTGGTGGCTGCTGCATCGTCGGCCGAGAAGGCCGAGGCGGCGCGCGCCTTGGGGGCGGACGAGGCCTTTGTCTATCCGGCCGAAGGCGGGGACAAGGCGTCTCTGACCAAATTGTTCAAGGAACAGGCGGGTGACCGGCTGTTCGATGTGGTATGCGATCCGGTTGGCGGGCTTTACGGCACCGCCGCGCTTCGGGCGCTTGCATGGGGCGGGCGTCAGCTGGTGCTCGGCTTCGCGGCTGGCCTGCCCGAATATGCGGCGAACATCGTGCTGCTCAAGTCGGCGGACGTCGTCGGCGTGAGCTGGGGTGAGACGGTGGGCCGGGTGCCTGGCCTGTTCGCGCAGCATATGAGCGCCCTGTTTGGCCTGATGGAAGGCGGTCGGCTCGCCCCGCCTGCGCCGCGCGTGGTGCCGCTCGAGCAGGCTGCAGACCGCATCGCGGCAATGGCGAACCGGCAGGCTGTCGGCAAGACCGTCGTAGCCATCGACCAACGGGCCTGA
- a CDS encoding SDR family oxidoreductase, which translates to MKDFRDRVAVVTGAASGIGLGIASSLVKRGVAVVMIDVEATTLEAAAAKLSADGAHVMPLLVDVSDRKAMYSAADQIRSVFGRLDIVVNNAGVVYNSKPLHEIPDEAIDWCINVNIHGVLNGIKAFVPIVVEAGNGGHVVNTGSIGGFQVRKSEHWHQGLYAATKYAVTALSEGLRLDLEHLGIGVSVLAPSAVSTNIGTSDRNRPERYGGPTRGSLDPQVDQMLRTTGVDPDMVGERVVHAIIGNEAYIFTHMDVREWIEARHREIETAFDATQKFLAAR; encoded by the coding sequence ATGAAAGATTTCAGGGACAGAGTCGCTGTCGTCACAGGTGCCGCATCGGGCATTGGGCTTGGGATCGCCAGTTCGCTTGTAAAGCGGGGCGTGGCAGTCGTCATGATCGACGTAGAGGCCACCACACTCGAAGCCGCCGCGGCGAAGCTTTCTGCAGATGGCGCGCACGTCATGCCCCTGCTCGTTGACGTATCCGACCGCAAGGCGATGTACAGCGCTGCAGACCAGATCCGGAGCGTGTTCGGCCGACTTGACATCGTCGTGAATAATGCTGGTGTCGTCTACAATTCGAAACCTCTGCACGAGATACCTGACGAAGCCATCGACTGGTGTATCAACGTCAACATCCATGGCGTGCTGAACGGCATAAAGGCGTTTGTCCCGATTGTGGTTGAAGCGGGAAATGGCGGTCATGTTGTCAACACGGGCTCGATCGGTGGGTTTCAGGTCCGAAAGAGCGAGCATTGGCATCAGGGGCTGTACGCTGCGACGAAATACGCCGTAACGGCATTGTCCGAGGGACTCCGGCTCGATCTTGAGCATCTCGGTATCGGCGTGTCCGTCCTCGCACCTTCGGCGGTATCCACCAATATCGGCACGTCGGACCGGAATCGACCGGAGCGCTACGGCGGTCCGACACGGGGAAGTCTGGATCCCCAGGTCGATCAAATGCTTCGGACCACGGGCGTCGACCCTGACATGGTCGGCGAGCGCGTCGTGCACGCGATCATCGGCAACGAGGCCTACATCTTTACCCATATGGACGTTCGGGAATGGATCGAAGCACGACATCGCGAGATCGAGACGGCGTTCGACGCAACCCAGAAGTTCTTGGCGGCGCGGTAG
- a CDS encoding aldo/keto reductase gives MEQRNLGGSGLKVPPLCFGGNVFGWTANQTESFSLLDALLDAGYNFIDTADMYSNWVPGNVGGESEDIIGHWLKSRGVRDRVVIATKVGGSMGDGKSGLSANYIKTAVDESLRRLKTDYIDLYQSHTDDTSIPLEETHGAFSDLIEAGKVRAIGASNYSAERFEEALDCSKLNGLASYTTVQPLYNLMERATFEEKLQQLCLSRQVGVIPYYSLASGFLTGKYRTPDDLARHARGAGVAQYLDARGLKVLEALDRVASEYDTSPTAVALAWLMSRPAITAPIVSASSVDQLGELIKAAHLTLGSEAMQLLDDASR, from the coding sequence ATGGAACAGCGTAATCTGGGTGGTTCAGGCCTCAAGGTGCCGCCTCTATGCTTTGGCGGCAATGTCTTCGGCTGGACTGCAAACCAGACAGAGTCATTTTCCCTGCTCGATGCCCTTTTAGACGCCGGGTACAATTTTATCGACACGGCAGACATGTACTCAAACTGGGTGCCTGGGAATGTCGGCGGCGAATCCGAGGATATTATCGGGCACTGGCTTAAATCGCGCGGCGTTAGAGATCGCGTTGTTATCGCGACCAAAGTCGGCGGGAGCATGGGTGACGGGAAGAGCGGTTTGTCCGCGAACTACATCAAGACGGCCGTCGACGAGTCTCTTCGCAGACTGAAGACGGACTATATCGACCTCTACCAATCCCACACTGACGATACCAGCATCCCCCTTGAGGAAACCCATGGCGCGTTCTCCGACTTGATTGAAGCCGGAAAGGTTCGCGCCATAGGCGCTTCGAATTACAGTGCAGAGAGATTTGAAGAAGCGCTTGATTGCAGCAAACTCAATGGGCTCGCCTCCTATACTACGGTACAGCCGCTTTATAACTTGATGGAACGAGCCACTTTCGAGGAGAAGCTTCAGCAGCTCTGCCTCTCTCGTCAGGTTGGCGTAATACCCTATTACTCACTCGCGAGTGGTTTTCTGACCGGCAAGTACCGGACACCAGACGATCTCGCGCGTCACGCACGTGGCGCCGGGGTTGCGCAATATCTCGACGCGCGCGGGTTGAAGGTTCTCGAGGCGCTGGATCGCGTGGCGTCGGAATATGACACGAGCCCGACGGCGGTTGCGCTCGCATGGCTGATGTCGCGGCCGGCGATAACCGCCCCAATCGTTAGCGCGAGCAGCGTCGACCAACTGGGAGAGTTGATAAAGGCGGCCCACCTTACACTTGGTTCAGAAGCGATGCAGTTGTTGGACGACGCCAGTCGCTGA
- a CDS encoding acyl-CoA dehydrogenase family protein — MSNLAAARPDEDAVALAARVEAFVREQIIPYESDARRDSHGPLDSLVAEMRDKARAAGLLTPHIRADGSHLSQRATARVLQASGLSPLGPLALNTAAPDEGNMLLLGSVATAAQKAHFLAPMVAGNARSAFLMTEPAAEGGAGSDPSMLQTVAVQQGDEWVISGRKAFATGFAGAKIAIIMARTDDGSGGIAATMFLVDLPDPAIRIDRIPHTIDSSMPGGHAIVTIDGLRVPVANILGEPHAGFKYAQVRLSPARLSHCMRWLGSAMRAQEIASNYACRREAFGKKLVDHEGVGFMLAENLIDLKQAELMIDWCADVLDGGSLGTVESSMAKVAVSEALYRVADRCIQVMGGTGVSGDTVVEQIFREIRAFRIYDGPTEVHKWSLAKKIKRDHARTDRHSA; from the coding sequence CTGAGCAATTTGGCTGCCGCTCGTCCAGACGAGGATGCCGTCGCGCTTGCGGCGCGGGTGGAAGCCTTCGTGCGCGAGCAGATCATACCCTATGAGAGCGATGCGCGACGCGATAGCCATGGTCCGCTCGACAGCCTCGTCGCCGAAATGCGCGACAAGGCGCGCGCCGCGGGCCTGCTGACGCCGCATATCCGCGCCGACGGTAGCCACCTGAGCCAGCGGGCTACCGCACGGGTCCTCCAGGCTTCCGGCCTGTCTCCGCTCGGCCCGCTGGCTCTCAACACCGCCGCGCCCGACGAGGGCAATATGTTGCTGCTGGGCAGCGTGGCAACGGCCGCGCAGAAGGCGCATTTCCTCGCCCCCATGGTCGCCGGCAACGCCCGTTCCGCCTTCCTGATGACCGAGCCTGCTGCCGAGGGCGGCGCGGGATCCGATCCTTCAATGCTGCAAACCGTGGCGGTGCAGCAGGGTGACGAGTGGGTTATCTCCGGCCGCAAGGCCTTCGCCACCGGCTTTGCGGGGGCGAAGATCGCGATCATCATGGCGCGCACCGATGACGGATCAGGAGGGATCGCGGCGACGATGTTCCTGGTGGACCTGCCTGATCCCGCGATCCGGATCGACCGCATCCCCCACACCATCGACAGCTCGATGCCGGGCGGGCACGCGATCGTGACGATTGACGGCCTGCGCGTGCCGGTGGCGAATATCCTGGGAGAGCCCCATGCCGGCTTCAAATATGCGCAGGTCCGCCTGTCGCCGGCGCGTCTGTCGCACTGCATGCGCTGGTTGGGGAGCGCCATGCGCGCGCAGGAGATCGCCTCCAACTATGCCTGCCGCCGCGAGGCCTTCGGCAAGAAGCTGGTCGATCATGAAGGCGTCGGCTTCATGCTCGCGGAAAACCTGATCGACCTGAAGCAGGCCGAGTTGATGATCGACTGGTGCGCCGATGTGCTCGATGGCGGCTCGCTGGGCACAGTCGAAAGCTCGATGGCCAAGGTTGCGGTGTCGGAGGCGCTCTACCGGGTCGCCGACCGCTGCATCCAGGTGATGGGCGGCACCGGCGTGTCGGGCGATACGGTGGTCGAGCAGATATTCCGCGAGATCCGCGCGTTCCGCATCTATGACGGCCCGACCGAAGTCCACAAATGGTCGCTCGCCAAGAAGATCAAGCGCGACCATGCTAGGACGGATCGACATTCAGCGTAG
- a CDS encoding 3-keto-5-aminohexanoate cleavage protein, with amino-acid sequence MTGQDRIWLEVALNGGWGRERQPLIPVRVDDLISEGISCARAGAAIVHFHAYDDNGVPSDDPGIYAAVIEGIRSEVDAIVYPTIAFEGDDRYVFVEALARQGLLEWASLDTGSLNLSRFSDIASGKIGSIYINDERGMKRGLDLATEFGFHPSFACYEPGFIRLGAALQAVHREVPQPIYRLMFSNGMSFGFPPKRYALDAYRTLLQSEVPGAPVMIAGLDVDVSELMADAVDAGIHIRVGLEDAPLFNRNTNVQLVEAAAAKIQRPTATAAEVRLALRSRPAG; translated from the coding sequence ATGACCGGACAAGACAGGATTTGGCTCGAAGTGGCGCTCAACGGCGGTTGGGGCAGGGAACGCCAACCCTTGATTCCGGTCCGGGTCGACGATCTCATCTCGGAGGGTATAAGCTGCGCGCGCGCGGGCGCAGCGATCGTGCATTTCCATGCTTATGACGACAACGGCGTTCCGAGCGATGACCCTGGCATCTACGCCGCAGTAATTGAAGGCATACGATCGGAGGTAGACGCGATCGTTTACCCGACGATCGCCTTTGAGGGCGACGATCGTTATGTTTTCGTGGAGGCGCTTGCACGTCAGGGCCTCCTCGAATGGGCCTCACTCGACACGGGTTCGCTGAATCTAAGTCGGTTCAGCGATATCGCCTCCGGAAAGATCGGCTCGATCTATATCAACGACGAGCGTGGGATGAAGCGCGGCCTTGATCTGGCGACGGAATTCGGCTTCCACCCGTCCTTCGCATGCTATGAACCCGGCTTCATCCGGCTTGGTGCGGCGCTACAGGCTGTGCATCGGGAAGTGCCCCAGCCAATATACAGATTGATGTTTTCCAACGGAATGTCATTCGGATTCCCGCCGAAGCGCTACGCGCTTGATGCCTATCGGACACTCCTGCAGTCGGAGGTGCCAGGCGCGCCGGTCATGATCGCCGGACTGGACGTCGATGTGTCGGAGCTTATGGCTGACGCCGTCGACGCCGGGATTCACATAAGAGTCGGACTCGAAGACGCACCGCTCTTCAATCGCAATACCAATGTCCAGCTCGTCGAAGCGGCTGCTGCAAAGATACAGCGCCCGACCGCGACCGCCGCAGAGGTCCGGCTGGCTCTCCGGTCGAGGCCTGCCGGATAA
- a CDS encoding LLM class flavin-dependent oxidoreductase yields the protein MHQGNAFKLGTFASNCASGLTITKHPDRWSGSWEDNLRLARMLDEAGIDFMLPIARWLGFGGETNFHGRVLETMTWSAGLLAVTRNISIVATMHTVATHPLVLARQIATIDEIGRGRAGLNIVAGWNDPEYRALGLRLPKDHETRYAYAQEWFEIVERLWSSSKPFDYNGKFFQLEGAYCDPRPVHGRPLIINAAGSSQGREFALRNADMLFTPVIELARSAREVSDLKQLASQAGRTIDVLTGCHIVCRPTEKEARDYAAQFMGDMVDNEAVDQLIRLQFAHAQSIPHDALALIRDRMAMGHGAYPLIGTPEQVTEGLIEIHRAGFSGSTFSFFDYNDDFPYFRDTVLPNLVQAGLREAQPHAFA from the coding sequence ATGCACCAAGGGAATGCCTTCAAGCTCGGCACCTTCGCTTCCAATTGCGCGAGCGGGCTGACGATTACGAAGCACCCGGATCGCTGGTCCGGTAGCTGGGAAGATAATCTGCGCCTGGCCAGAATGCTTGATGAAGCGGGCATCGATTTCATGCTGCCGATCGCGCGCTGGCTTGGCTTCGGAGGGGAGACGAACTTCCACGGCCGGGTTCTCGAGACGATGACATGGTCCGCCGGCTTGCTGGCCGTCACCAGGAACATCAGCATCGTTGCGACCATGCATACGGTGGCGACACACCCCCTCGTTCTTGCCAGACAAATTGCGACCATTGACGAAATCGGTCGCGGACGTGCCGGGCTCAATATCGTCGCGGGCTGGAACGACCCGGAATATAGAGCGCTCGGTCTCCGGCTTCCCAAGGATCACGAGACCCGCTACGCCTACGCCCAGGAATGGTTCGAGATCGTCGAGAGACTCTGGAGCAGCTCCAAGCCCTTTGATTATAACGGAAAGTTCTTCCAGCTTGAGGGGGCCTACTGCGATCCCAGGCCCGTCCATGGCCGGCCACTTATCATCAACGCCGCAGGGTCCAGCCAGGGTCGTGAGTTCGCCCTCCGCAATGCCGACATGTTGTTCACACCCGTAATCGAACTCGCGCGCTCGGCGCGAGAGGTCTCGGACCTGAAACAACTGGCTTCCCAGGCCGGGCGGACGATCGATGTGCTAACAGGCTGTCATATTGTTTGCCGGCCGACAGAGAAGGAGGCGCGAGACTACGCCGCGCAATTCATGGGTGATATGGTCGACAACGAAGCGGTCGACCAGCTCATACGCCTGCAGTTTGCTCATGCGCAGTCGATTCCGCACGACGCCTTGGCGCTTATCCGTGACAGAATGGCGATGGGGCACGGAGCTTATCCCCTGATCGGCACCCCGGAACAGGTTACCGAAGGTCTGATCGAGATCCATCGCGCCGGCTTCAGCGGCAGCACATTCAGCTTCTTCGACTATAATGATGATTTCCCCTATTTCCGCGACACTGTATTGCCAAACCTCGTCCAGGCTGGCCTGCGTGAAGCGCAACCTCATGCGTTCGCGTAA